A region from the Achromobacter seleniivolatilans genome encodes:
- a CDS encoding RidA family protein yields MTDIVRKDTNARLSRIVIHGDTVYVAGVTSAAAGGITAQTRDALTKIDGYLAAAGTDKSRLLSVQIWLADIDRDFAGMNAVWAEWALPDAMPTRATCEAKLAAPELLVEIIVTAAKRPGYVSGPVSES; encoded by the coding sequence ATGACCGATATCGTGCGCAAAGACACCAACGCGCGCCTGAGCCGCATCGTGATCCATGGCGACACCGTGTATGTGGCGGGCGTGACCTCGGCGGCGGCTGGCGGCATCACCGCGCAGACGCGCGACGCCTTGACGAAGATTGACGGCTATCTGGCTGCGGCGGGCACGGATAAGTCGCGCCTGTTGTCCGTGCAGATCTGGCTGGCGGACATCGACCGCGATTTTGCCGGCATGAACGCCGTGTGGGCCGAGTGGGCGTTGCCCGATGCGATGCCCACCCGCGCTACCTGCGAGGCCAAGCTGGCCGCGCCGGAGCTGCTGGTGGAGATCATTGTGACGGCCGCCAAGCGGCCGGGGTATGTCAGCGGGCCGGTGTCTGAAAGCTGA
- a CDS encoding NAD(P)/FAD-dependent oxidoreductase, translating into MTEASRSAEVIIVGGGLHGSSAALHLARAGVRALVIEKNYVGRHASGVNAGGVRTLARHLAEVPLALASRELWYRIAELVDDDCGFEQHGQVRVAENETDVAALRTRLQTMTDHGYTHEQWISREDLLDMIPALAPTVQGGLIAREDAAADPYRTTLAFRMKAASLGARFLEGVRVGNVTHHDGQWRVETDAGVYTAPKILNCAGAWADRIAAQWGEPVPLTAISPMMLVTLRMDHFLDAVVLGTGRALSFKQRTNGTVLIGGGRRAWVDRDAEWTELDFRSLADGARTVCDLFPHMRGAIVNRGWAGIEAAMPDEIPVIGRSSRHETAFHAFGFSAHGFELGPIVGRIMADLITTGATDMPIAPFRIERFSDAGPASSPTTKEQEQ; encoded by the coding sequence ATGACCGAAGCATCGCGGTCAGCGGAAGTCATCATCGTCGGCGGCGGGCTGCACGGCAGTTCCGCGGCCTTGCATCTGGCTCGCGCCGGCGTGCGGGCGCTGGTGATCGAAAAGAACTACGTGGGCCGGCATGCGTCCGGCGTCAATGCAGGCGGTGTGCGTACGCTGGCGCGGCACTTGGCCGAGGTGCCGCTGGCGCTCGCCTCGCGTGAACTCTGGTATCGCATCGCCGAGCTGGTCGATGATGATTGCGGCTTTGAGCAGCACGGTCAGGTGCGCGTGGCGGAGAACGAGACCGATGTGGCCGCCTTGCGCACGCGCTTGCAAACCATGACCGATCATGGCTACACGCACGAGCAGTGGATAAGCCGTGAAGACCTGCTGGACATGATTCCCGCACTCGCGCCCACTGTTCAGGGCGGTTTGATTGCACGTGAGGATGCGGCCGCTGATCCCTATCGCACCACACTGGCCTTCCGCATGAAAGCCGCCAGTCTGGGAGCGCGATTTCTAGAGGGCGTGCGGGTGGGCAACGTGACGCATCATGATGGCCAATGGCGAGTGGAGACCGATGCTGGCGTCTACACCGCGCCCAAGATATTGAACTGCGCAGGCGCCTGGGCCGACCGTATCGCGGCGCAGTGGGGCGAACCGGTGCCCTTGACGGCCATCAGCCCCATGATGCTCGTGACCCTGCGCATGGATCATTTCCTGGACGCCGTGGTGTTGGGAACGGGCCGCGCCCTGTCGTTCAAGCAGCGCACGAACGGCACGGTGCTGATCGGCGGCGGACGGCGCGCCTGGGTGGATCGCGATGCGGAATGGACCGAGCTGGATTTCCGTTCACTGGCCGATGGCGCGCGCACAGTCTGTGACCTGTTTCCGCACATGCGCGGAGCAATCGTGAATCGCGGCTGGGCGGGCATTGAAGCCGCCATGCCGGACGAGATACCCGTCATCGGCCGCAGCAGCCGGCACGAGACCGCCTTTCATGCCTTCGGCTTTTCAGCGCATGGTTTTGAACTGGGGCCGATCGTCGGCCGCATCATGGCGGACCTGATTACCACCGGCGCGACCGATATGCCGATCGCGCCCTTTCGGATTGAACGTTTTTCGGATGCCGGACCGGCGTCCAGCCCAACCACAAAGGAGCAAGAACAATGA
- a CDS encoding FAD/NAD(P)-dependent oxidoreductase, with translation MIDTTQCDLLVVGAGPAGLAAATLAAKLGVDTVLLDEQAAPGGQIYRAITTTPVTDRGILGEDYWHGASLVEPFQQSGARYVPGATVWAVAEHTAPYPEQGFEVAYSVAGEARIVHARRLLLATGAQERPFPIPGWTLPGVITAGAAQILLKSAGVVPADRTVLAGSGPLLYLVAWQYLNAGVKIDALLETTPPGRLSQALPKIWGFLRSPYLGKGLKLLRAVKAAIPIVKGVTALEALGDGKLQSLRYTAGGETKTLQADQLMLHQGVVPNVNLSRAVGVEHRWNDALDCWEPQVDEWGLTSVEGIGMAGDGAGIAGALAAENRGRLAALQAAHLLGRIDAVKRDTEAVAPRDALARAVRGREFFDALYKAPEAFRRPTGDTIVCRCEEVTAAQVRDTVKLGCSGPNQMKAFLRCGMGPCQGRFCGLTVAEIIAEERGVPTQEVGYYRLRFPTKPLTLGELASLPQTDDSRQAVVRLKK, from the coding sequence ATGATCGATACAACGCAATGCGATTTGCTCGTGGTGGGCGCAGGTCCGGCGGGATTGGCGGCGGCAACGCTGGCCGCAAAACTGGGCGTCGATACGGTTCTGCTGGATGAGCAGGCTGCGCCGGGCGGCCAGATCTATCGCGCCATTACGACAACGCCGGTCACGGACCGCGGCATTCTTGGCGAAGACTATTGGCACGGCGCGTCTTTGGTGGAGCCATTCCAGCAGTCAGGCGCGCGTTATGTGCCCGGCGCGACGGTCTGGGCCGTTGCCGAGCACACCGCGCCTTATCCGGAACAGGGCTTTGAGGTCGCGTACTCGGTGGCGGGCGAAGCGCGCATCGTGCATGCGCGCCGGCTGCTGCTGGCAACCGGTGCGCAGGAACGTCCCTTCCCGATTCCGGGCTGGACCTTGCCTGGGGTCATCACCGCCGGGGCCGCGCAGATTCTGTTGAAGTCCGCAGGCGTGGTGCCCGCTGATCGCACGGTGCTGGCTGGCAGCGGTCCGCTGTTGTATCTGGTGGCCTGGCAATACCTGAACGCGGGCGTCAAGATCGACGCCCTGCTGGAGACCACGCCGCCCGGCCGTCTGAGCCAGGCGCTGCCGAAGATCTGGGGGTTTTTGAGATCACCCTATCTGGGCAAGGGGCTGAAACTGCTGCGTGCGGTGAAGGCGGCAATACCCATTGTGAAAGGGGTGACCGCGCTTGAGGCGCTGGGCGATGGAAAGCTGCAAAGCTTGCGCTACACCGCAGGTGGTGAGACCAAGACCTTACAGGCTGATCAGTTGATGCTGCATCAAGGCGTGGTGCCCAATGTGAACCTGTCGCGCGCCGTGGGCGTGGAGCATCGCTGGAACGATGCGCTGGACTGTTGGGAACCGCAGGTCGATGAATGGGGCCTGACGTCGGTCGAGGGCATAGGCATGGCCGGAGACGGCGCGGGTATTGCTGGCGCGCTGGCGGCGGAGAATCGCGGCCGCCTGGCGGCCTTGCAGGCGGCGCATCTGCTTGGGCGCATCGATGCCGTTAAACGCGATACCGAGGCCGTGGCGCCCCGCGACGCACTGGCCCGCGCCGTACGCGGCCGTGAGTTCTTCGACGCGCTGTACAAGGCGCCAGAGGCCTTCAGGCGCCCGACGGGTGACACCATTGTGTGCCGCTGCGAAGAAGTGACCGCGGCCCAGGTGCGGGATACGGTCAAACTGGGGTGCAGCGGCCCGAACCAGATGAAAGCGTTTCTGCGTTGCGGCATGGGGCCGTGCCAGGGGCGTTTCTGCGGGTTGACGGTGGCGGAGATCATCGCGGAAGAGCGCGGCGTGCCGACGCAGGAAGTCGGCTACTACCGGCTGCGCTTTCCGACCAAGCCGCTGACGTTGGGGGAGCTGGCGTCGCTGCCGCAAACCGACGATTCCCGCCAAGCCGTTGTGCGTCTGAAAAAATAG
- a CDS encoding (2Fe-2S)-binding protein, which produces MFKRLDEAQRQTQSAPVRVTVNGAELQCRQGDSVAAALFAGGVQACRDTAVNEVPRGPYCMMGVCYDCLVTIDGQANQQGCMTAVREGMKIERQLGARKVQA; this is translated from the coding sequence ATGTTCAAGCGGCTTGACGAAGCGCAACGGCAGACGCAAAGCGCGCCCGTGCGCGTAACGGTCAACGGGGCTGAATTGCAGTGCCGGCAAGGCGACAGCGTGGCGGCGGCGCTATTTGCCGGCGGCGTGCAGGCCTGTCGCGACACGGCAGTCAATGAGGTGCCGCGCGGGCCCTATTGCATGATGGGTGTCTGCTACGACTGCCTGGTCACCATTGATGGCCAGGCAAACCAGCAGGGCTGCATGACGGCCGTGCGCGAAGGCATGAAGATCGAGCGCCAGCTGGGCGCACGCAAGGTGCAGGCATGA
- a CDS encoding NAD(P)/FAD-dependent oxidoreductase produces the protein MTDEKEQATRAPVHRGIYDAAVIGGGLVGSAIAYGLRRELDHVAVLDEGDVAYRASRGNFGLVWVQSKGMGLPRYGVWTMTSAAGWPTLAAQLLEETGVDVHLEQRGGLHVLLSDEEMQARATFMKTLLAQPGMAQYDWKMLDRAEVADLVPGIGPEVRGATWTPVDGIANPLKLLRALHMSFAQRVVDYLPRRPAQSIRQRDGVFEIATPAGTVRAHKVVLASGLSNKDLGTQVGLDVPVRPQRGQIVVLERTRRMLETPLSTLRQTDEGTWLIGDSQEEAGYVDSHVGLPILGTLADRAVRTLPALRDVRVVRSWAALRVMSKDGFPIYQQSETCPGAFVATCHSGVTLAAAHALNLAPMIVAGQLADDMAPFSTRRFHVQAA, from the coding sequence ATGACGGACGAGAAAGAACAGGCGACGCGCGCGCCCGTGCATCGCGGCATCTATGACGCTGCGGTAATCGGCGGCGGGCTGGTCGGATCTGCCATTGCCTATGGCCTGCGGCGCGAGCTGGACCACGTGGCCGTGCTGGACGAAGGCGACGTGGCGTATCGCGCGTCACGCGGCAACTTCGGACTGGTGTGGGTGCAGAGCAAGGGAATGGGTTTGCCGCGCTACGGTGTGTGGACCATGACGTCGGCCGCAGGCTGGCCGACACTGGCTGCGCAGCTGCTGGAAGAGACGGGCGTGGACGTGCATCTGGAACAACGCGGTGGCCTGCATGTGCTGTTGAGCGACGAAGAAATGCAGGCCCGCGCCACGTTCATGAAGACCTTGCTGGCCCAGCCCGGCATGGCGCAATACGACTGGAAAATGCTGGACCGCGCCGAGGTCGCGGATCTGGTGCCGGGCATTGGTCCCGAGGTGCGCGGCGCAACGTGGACGCCGGTAGATGGCATTGCCAATCCGCTGAAACTGCTGCGCGCGCTGCACATGAGTTTTGCACAGCGGGTTGTGGATTACTTGCCGCGCCGTCCCGCGCAAAGTATCCGTCAGCGTGATGGCGTGTTCGAGATCGCTACCCCTGCGGGCACGGTGCGCGCACACAAGGTGGTGCTGGCATCGGGCCTGTCGAACAAAGATCTGGGCACGCAGGTGGGCCTGGACGTGCCGGTGCGGCCGCAACGCGGCCAGATCGTGGTGCTGGAACGCACGCGCCGCATGCTGGAAACGCCGCTGTCCACCTTGCGCCAGACCGATGAAGGCACGTGGCTGATCGGTGACTCGCAAGAAGAAGCGGGATATGTGGACAGCCATGTGGGCCTGCCGATTCTGGGCACCCTGGCGGACCGCGCCGTGCGCACCTTGCCTGCGTTGCGGGACGTGCGCGTCGTGCGCAGCTGGGCAGCGCTGCGTGTCATGTCCAAAGACGGTTTTCCGATTTATCAGCAATCCGAAACGTGCCCGGGTGCTTTTGTTGCCACCTGTCATAGCGGCGTGACGTTGGCCGCCGCACATGCGCTCAATCTGGCGCCCATGATTGTTGCAGGCCAGCTGGCCGACGACATGGCGCCTTTCTCGACCCGGAGGTTCCATGTTCAAGCGGCTTGA
- a CDS encoding ABC transporter permease, giving the protein MQFKNGPIGILFHTLFILFILAPIVMVCAVAFTSEGFISLPTNGLSLRWFRAILDNPRFVEAFWFSLGLGTLSASLAIVLAVPSALALARNRFRGREALVAFFLSPLMIPHVVLGLAFLKFFTTVNLAGTYVGLVVAHVILVMPYALRLVLASATGIDPALERAAQSLGASNWTAFRRVVLPLLLPGVVSGWVIAFITSFDELTMSIFIASPSTTTLPVRIFLHIEDTIDPLVTAVSAVLIYVTIIAIFILDRVVGLEKLFVGKGR; this is encoded by the coding sequence ATGCAATTCAAAAACGGTCCCATCGGCATACTGTTTCACACGCTATTTATTCTGTTCATTCTGGCGCCCATCGTCATGGTGTGCGCGGTGGCATTCACGTCCGAAGGCTTTATTTCGCTGCCTACCAATGGCTTGTCCCTGCGATGGTTCCGGGCCATTTTGGACAACCCGAGATTTGTCGAAGCGTTTTGGTTCAGCCTGGGGCTGGGTACCTTGTCGGCCAGCTTGGCGATTGTGCTGGCCGTGCCTAGCGCGCTGGCGCTGGCCCGCAATCGCTTCCGAGGGCGTGAGGCGCTGGTGGCGTTCTTTCTATCGCCGCTGATGATTCCGCATGTGGTGCTGGGCCTGGCCTTCCTGAAGTTTTTTACTACGGTGAATCTGGCTGGCACGTATGTGGGGCTTGTGGTGGCGCACGTGATCCTGGTCATGCCCTATGCACTGCGCCTGGTGCTGGCGTCAGCCACAGGCATCGATCCCGCGCTGGAACGGGCTGCGCAGTCGCTCGGCGCTTCCAACTGGACGGCGTTTCGCCGCGTGGTGTTGCCCTTGCTGCTGCCGGGGGTGGTCAGTGGATGGGTGATTGCGTTCATCACCAGTTTCGATGAACTGACCATGTCGATCTTCATCGCGTCGCCTTCCACGACGACGTTGCCCGTGCGCATCTTTCTGCACATCGAAGACACCATCGACCCGCTCGTGACCGCTGTGTCGGCCGTGCTGATCTACGTGACGATCATCGCCATATTCATCCTTGACCGTGTGGTCGGTCTGGAAAAGTTGTTTGTAGGAAAGGGACGCTAA
- a CDS encoding ABC transporter permease encodes MSARANPWMLSAPALVVYATFLVVPMALVFLISFFDFQFYGGMQATFTWKNYIEILTDGYYYEIYARTFGVAAAVTLACLVLGTAEAYVLSRMANPWKGLFLMVVLGPLLISVVVRTLGWALLFGSTGLINKALMGIGLISTPVDLMYSNLGVAIALTHVLVPFMVISVWASLQRINPSTEAAALSLGASQFTVIRRVIVPQVMPGILSGAIMVFAMAASSFATPAIIGGRRLKNVATAAYDEFLNTLNWPLGAALAVVLLVATVVVLLSANRIIERKYGAVFNQAGG; translated from the coding sequence ATGAGCGCCCGCGCCAACCCCTGGATGCTGAGCGCGCCAGCGTTGGTGGTGTACGCCACCTTCCTGGTGGTGCCAATGGCGCTGGTGTTCTTGATCAGCTTTTTCGACTTCCAGTTCTACGGCGGCATGCAGGCCACGTTTACATGGAAGAACTACATCGAGATCCTGACCGACGGCTACTACTACGAGATCTATGCGCGCACGTTTGGCGTAGCGGCGGCGGTGACGCTGGCTTGCCTGGTATTGGGCACGGCCGAGGCATACGTGCTGTCGCGTATGGCCAATCCGTGGAAGGGCTTGTTTTTGATGGTGGTGCTGGGCCCGCTGCTGATTTCCGTTGTGGTGCGCACCTTGGGCTGGGCGCTGCTGTTCGGTTCGACCGGGCTGATCAACAAAGCGCTGATGGGAATCGGCCTGATATCCACACCGGTAGACCTGATGTACAGCAACCTGGGCGTAGCCATTGCGCTTACGCACGTGCTGGTGCCGTTCATGGTGATTTCGGTGTGGGCATCGTTGCAGCGGATCAATCCATCCACCGAAGCGGCGGCGCTGTCGCTGGGCGCATCGCAATTTACCGTGATCCGCCGGGTGATCGTGCCGCAGGTGATGCCAGGCATTTTGTCGGGCGCGATCATGGTGTTTGCCATGGCCGCCAGTTCTTTTGCCACGCCGGCCATTATTGGCGGACGCCGTCTGAAGAACGTGGCTACCGCCGCCTATGACGAATTCTTGAACACGCTGAATTGGCCGTTGGGCGCGGCGTTGGCTGTGGTGCTGCTGGTGGCGACGGTTGTTGTGCTGCTGTCGGCCAACCGGATCATCGAGCGTAAGTACGGCGCTGTTTTCAATCAGGCCGGAGGCTGA
- a CDS encoding ABC transporter ATP-binding protein, giving the protein MTYLVLNRLSKRYGETTAVEDLSLSVNRGEFISLLGPSGCGKTTTLQMIAGFVEPTGGSIVLDGRDVSKMPANKRGLGLVFQNYALFPHMTAAENVSFGLEMQRVKKDEREARVADALKLVGLSHLADRHPARMSGGQQQRVALARALVIRPSVLLLDEPLSNLDAKLREEMQLELRSIQRTVGTTTILVTHDQSEALALSDRIVVMNQGRVEQVADPFNAYEGPANQFVGGFLGKANVFTPQSEPYGNETRARIGEAHISMDGAPVPQGAVIVRPEKILFSEPAACALPGRMKTRVFQGNHWLCQVETSVGEVMVIRQNDGIPVPAEGETVHLRWRAQDMCSVLSPGRPA; this is encoded by the coding sequence ATGACCTATTTAGTGTTGAACCGTCTAAGCAAGCGCTACGGTGAAACGACTGCCGTTGAAGACTTGAGCCTGTCCGTGAATCGGGGCGAGTTCATTTCTCTCTTGGGCCCTTCCGGTTGCGGCAAGACGACCACCCTGCAGATGATCGCGGGGTTTGTCGAACCCACGGGCGGCAGCATCGTGCTTGACGGCCGTGACGTCAGCAAGATGCCGGCAAATAAGCGGGGGCTGGGTCTGGTGTTTCAGAACTACGCGTTGTTCCCGCACATGACTGCTGCCGAGAACGTGTCCTTCGGCCTGGAAATGCAGCGCGTGAAGAAAGACGAGCGCGAAGCGCGCGTGGCCGATGCGCTCAAGCTTGTGGGCCTGTCGCATCTGGCCGATCGTCATCCTGCCCGCATGTCGGGCGGACAGCAGCAGCGCGTGGCCTTGGCGCGCGCACTCGTCATCCGGCCCAGCGTGCTGCTGCTGGACGAGCCCTTGTCCAATCTGGATGCCAAGCTGCGCGAGGAAATGCAGCTGGAACTGCGCAGCATCCAGCGCACGGTTGGCACCACCACGATTCTGGTCACGCACGATCAGTCCGAAGCGCTGGCCTTGTCTGACCGCATTGTGGTGATGAACCAGGGCCGCGTGGAGCAGGTTGCCGATCCATTCAACGCGTACGAAGGGCCAGCCAACCAGTTTGTGGGCGGCTTTCTGGGCAAGGCCAATGTGTTTACGCCGCAGTCCGAGCCGTATGGCAACGAAACCCGCGCGCGCATCGGCGAAGCCCACATTTCGATGGATGGCGCACCGGTGCCGCAAGGCGCGGTGATCGTGCGCCCGGAAAAGATTCTGTTTTCCGAACCCGCCGCCTGTGCGTTGCCAGGCCGCATGAAGACGCGGGTGTTCCAAGGCAATCACTGGTTGTGCCAGGTGGAAACCTCGGTGGGCGAGGTCATGGTGATTCGCCAGAATGACGGCATTCCCGTGCCCGCTGAAGGCGAGACCGTGCATTTGCGCTGGCGCGCCCAGGACATGTGTTCCGTCTTGTCGCCGGGCAGGCCAGCATGA
- a CDS encoding ABC transporter substrate-binding protein produces the protein MGKVLAVLAAATVAAGLSANADAQQKLVVAGYGGSFEDIMRKDIFPPFAKQHGVELDYVAGNSTNTVARLQAQKSNQQVDVAIIDDGPMYQAIALGFCEPIKGLSADDIYTTARYKDDKAVAIGIVATGIMYNKKVFDEKKWAAPTSWKDLKDPKYKKQLVVPPLNNTYGLHALVEYAREGGGNEKKIDAGFTTFKNEVGPNVLVYEPSPGKMTELFSSGQAVISVWGSGRAKAFADTGFPVGFVYPQEGAYALLSSVCPIAKANPNPAAQAFVQYLVTPEVQEKLASAYGYGPVNKKAKVADDPRVPLPIGKRASDLIVIDWDTVNQNRDDWNKRWTREIER, from the coding sequence ATGGGCAAGGTACTCGCAGTGCTCGCGGCGGCAACGGTGGCCGCCGGGCTGAGCGCCAACGCGGACGCGCAGCAGAAGTTGGTGGTGGCCGGTTACGGCGGATCGTTTGAAGACATCATGCGCAAGGACATCTTTCCGCCCTTCGCCAAGCAGCACGGCGTGGAACTGGACTATGTGGCTGGCAACTCCACCAACACGGTGGCGCGTCTGCAAGCGCAAAAAAGCAATCAGCAGGTCGACGTCGCGATCATTGACGACGGTCCGATGTATCAGGCGATAGCCTTGGGCTTTTGCGAGCCCATCAAAGGCTTGTCCGCCGACGACATCTACACCACGGCCCGCTACAAAGACGACAAGGCCGTCGCCATCGGTATCGTGGCAACCGGCATCATGTACAACAAAAAGGTTTTCGACGAAAAGAAGTGGGCCGCGCCCACGTCTTGGAAAGACCTGAAAGATCCCAAGTACAAGAAGCAACTGGTCGTGCCCCCGCTGAATAACACCTACGGTCTGCACGCGCTGGTGGAGTACGCCCGTGAGGGCGGCGGCAATGAAAAGAAGATTGACGCCGGCTTTACGACCTTCAAGAACGAAGTGGGTCCGAATGTGCTGGTCTACGAGCCGTCGCCCGGCAAGATGACTGAGCTGTTCTCCAGCGGTCAGGCGGTGATCTCCGTCTGGGGCAGCGGCCGCGCCAAGGCATTCGCCGACACCGGCTTCCCCGTGGGCTTTGTGTATCCGCAGGAAGGCGCCTACGCACTGCTGTCGTCCGTGTGTCCCATCGCCAAAGCCAATCCCAACCCTGCCGCGCAAGCCTTTGTGCAGTATCTGGTCACGCCAGAGGTGCAAGAGAAGCTGGCGTCCGCCTACGGTTACGGTCCGGTCAATAAGAAGGCCAAGGTGGCTGATGACCCGCGCGTGCCGTTGCCGATTGGCAAGCGCGCGTCCGACCTGATCGTGATTGATTGGGACACGGTCAACCAGAATCGCGACGACTGGAACAAGCGCTGGACGCGGGAAATCGAGCGCTGA
- a CDS encoding GntR family transcriptional regulator: MTRSSERAAGPGAAREARGRPLAQAPGADAGGPRYKSIYQTLSQDISSGRYPVMTLLPTEHELCDQFGASRHTIREAIRMLTVAGMVSRRPGVGTRVETARASTRFTQRISQFPDLLQYARNAALLVQDVRTIKLPKRLAESLGCATDKSWLHINSIKTLDDQDTAAACTLIYADPEHSDVRVDVKSRISLLRLIEDHFGDRITEVNQEFSATPINAAIARQLQVEPKTAGFVITRRYYGEGGLLLLATITTFPHDKMKYSMTLNVG, encoded by the coding sequence ATGACCCGATCGTCCGAGCGCGCGGCCGGACCCGGCGCAGCCCGGGAAGCACGCGGCAGGCCCCTCGCACAAGCGCCAGGCGCCGACGCGGGCGGCCCGCGCTACAAGAGCATCTATCAGACGCTTTCACAGGACATCAGCTCGGGCCGGTATCCCGTCATGACGCTGTTGCCCACCGAACATGAACTGTGCGACCAGTTCGGCGCCAGCCGCCACACCATCCGCGAAGCCATCCGCATGCTGACGGTGGCCGGCATGGTGTCGCGCAGGCCTGGCGTGGGCACACGCGTTGAAACCGCGCGCGCCAGCACCCGTTTTACGCAACGTATCTCGCAATTTCCAGACCTGCTTCAGTACGCGCGCAACGCGGCTCTATTGGTGCAGGACGTGCGCACCATCAAATTACCCAAGCGCTTGGCCGAGAGCCTGGGCTGCGCCACAGACAAATCCTGGCTTCATATCAACTCCATCAAAACGCTGGATGACCAGGACACGGCAGCTGCTTGCACGCTGATCTACGCCGATCCCGAGCACTCGGATGTGCGCGTGGACGTGAAGTCACGGATATCCTTGCTGCGCCTGATCGAAGATCACTTCGGCGACCGCATCACCGAGGTCAACCAGGAGTTCTCGGCCACGCCCATCAACGCGGCGATTGCCCGCCAACTCCAGGTTGAACCCAAGACGGCGGGTTTTGTCATCACCCGCCGTTATTACGGCGAGGGCGGCTTGCTGCTGCTGGCCACCATCACCACCTTCCCGCACGACAAAATGAAGTACTCGATGACGCTTAACGTGGGGTGA